From Desulfatibacillum aliphaticivorans DSM 15576, one genomic window encodes:
- the mrdA gene encoding penicillin-binding protein 2, which yields MYDITSREVWTEWCRQRVTYAMLLIAVAFGVLGLRLVYLQVFQGERLHQLSENNAIRLESLDPTRGRIMDSHGEILADNRPRFDICLIPRDAKPRDAILPLLASLLEMDETEIEKKIGKAASFKPVLIKGDVGRDVLGIVEARRYELPGVVVRVKPQRHFPGQGTTAHIVGYLSEISLDELRSGSYPNRKPGDFIGKYGVEKEFESYLAGRHGGRQVEADARGRTVRIMDTVPPKPGANVFLSLDMRLQKKAEELLDGRPGAIVAVEADTGRILAMVSSPTYDPNLFVDGMTQKQWNELIKDPDHPLENKAIHGGYAPGSTFKMITAMAGLEEGKIDSHTEYNCPGRLKFGDRYFRCWRHWGHGSLEVTEAIAQSCDVFFYKVGLDVGVDKIAEYARGCGLGQVTGLGLGNESPGVVPDKAWKRRVYNKPWYQGETLSVAIGQGANLTTPLQMALLAAAIGNGGSLYRPIMVDRVESPEGDVIQAFSPTIRTKLPVSMANLELIREGMWGAVNGPRGTARGICPESLAISGKTGTAQVVGRKDRDKFLNELTDKIKYQDHAWFIAYAPREDCKIAVAVFIKHGGHGTACAPLARDIIKEYMDGKNPPGAKDASTPAETPENLDETDLQDRE from the coding sequence TTGTATGATATCACCTCCAGGGAGGTTTGGACGGAGTGGTGCAGGCAAAGAGTGACCTACGCCATGCTCCTCATCGCCGTTGCTTTTGGCGTGCTCGGCCTTCGGCTGGTGTATCTTCAGGTATTTCAGGGGGAGCGGCTTCATCAGCTTTCGGAAAATAACGCCATCCGCCTGGAAAGCCTGGACCCGACCCGGGGGCGGATCATGGACTCCCACGGGGAGATTCTGGCGGACAATCGCCCGCGCTTTGACATTTGCCTGATTCCCCGGGACGCCAAACCCCGGGACGCCATTCTGCCTCTTTTGGCCTCTCTCCTTGAAATGGATGAGACTGAAATCGAAAAGAAGATCGGCAAAGCGGCCTCATTCAAGCCGGTCCTCATAAAAGGGGACGTGGGCCGGGACGTCTTGGGAATCGTGGAAGCCAGGCGGTACGAACTGCCGGGCGTGGTGGTGCGGGTCAAGCCCCAGCGGCATTTTCCCGGCCAGGGCACCACGGCCCATATTGTGGGTTACCTGAGCGAGATTTCCCTGGATGAATTGCGCAGCGGTTCGTATCCCAACCGGAAGCCCGGCGACTTTATCGGCAAATACGGCGTGGAAAAGGAATTCGAGTCCTACCTGGCCGGCAGGCACGGAGGCCGCCAGGTGGAAGCAGACGCCAGGGGCCGGACCGTGCGGATTATGGACACCGTCCCCCCGAAGCCGGGCGCCAATGTTTTTCTCTCTCTGGACATGCGCCTCCAGAAAAAGGCGGAAGAGCTTCTGGACGGTCGTCCCGGAGCCATCGTGGCAGTGGAGGCCGACACCGGAAGAATTTTGGCCATGGTGTCCAGCCCCACGTACGACCCGAACCTGTTTGTGGACGGCATGACCCAAAAGCAGTGGAATGAGCTGATCAAGGATCCGGACCATCCGCTGGAAAACAAGGCCATCCACGGAGGTTATGCGCCCGGCTCCACTTTCAAGATGATCACCGCCATGGCCGGCCTGGAAGAAGGGAAAATCGACAGTCATACGGAATATAACTGCCCGGGCCGCCTGAAATTCGGAGATCGCTATTTTAGATGTTGGAGGCATTGGGGGCATGGAAGTTTGGAGGTTACGGAGGCCATCGCCCAGTCTTGCGACGTCTTCTTTTATAAGGTCGGCCTGGATGTGGGCGTGGACAAGATAGCCGAATACGCCAGGGGGTGCGGCCTGGGCCAGGTTACGGGGCTGGGGCTGGGCAACGAGTCGCCGGGAGTGGTCCCGGATAAAGCGTGGAAGCGCCGCGTTTACAACAAACCCTGGTACCAGGGCGAAACCCTGTCCGTAGCCATAGGCCAGGGCGCAAACTTGACCACCCCATTGCAAATGGCCCTGTTGGCCGCCGCCATCGGCAACGGAGGCTCTCTGTACCGCCCCATCATGGTGGATCGGGTGGAAAGCCCGGAAGGGGATGTCATCCAGGCCTTTTCACCGACGATAAGAACAAAGCTGCCGGTAAGCATGGCCAATCTGGAACTGATCCGAGAAGGCATGTGGGGAGCGGTTAACGGCCCCCGCGGGACGGCGCGGGGCATCTGCCCCGAGTCGCTGGCCATTTCGGGAAAGACCGGGACGGCCCAGGTGGTTGGGCGGAAGGACCGGGATAAATTCCTGAACGAGTTGACCGACAAAATCAAGTACCAGGACCATGCGTGGTTCATCGCCTATGCGCCCAGGGAAGACTGCAAAATAGCCGTGGCGGTTTTTATCAAGCACGGAGGGCACGGAACGGCCTGCGCCCCCCTGGCCAGGGATATAATCAAGGAGTATATGGACGGAAAGAACCCCCCCGGCGCAAAGGACGCCTCCACCCCGGCTGAAACGCCGGAAAATCTCGATGAAACCGACTTGCAAGACAGGGAGTGA
- the rodA gene encoding rod shape-determining protein RodA, with product MFDRRLLQYFDWGLLLLILIIMGVGLMTLYSAVASSANPAEIRIYYKQLTWFGIGLGAMIICFLPHYNVLDRWVWVVYAISLFLLILVLVVGKKISGSVRWLSLGPFTYQPSEFAKLAIMVVLAHHYSQNIRTGGLGFVDLIKPFIYMLIPFVLIFMEPDLGTGLLVMLVGGAMTLFVGIRKRTMAWLAAFCAAIGPIAWIYGLKPYQKARIFTFLDPDRDPLGAGYHIIQSKIAIGSGMLTGKGYLQGSQKSLAFLPEQHTDFIFSVFAEEWGLAGSLVLLFLFLMLMIWGLNIAYRSRDPFGALLATGVTAMIFWQVFINVGMVMGLMPVVGVPLPLVSYGGSSVLTIMMGLGLLLNISMRRFLFE from the coding sequence ATGTTTGATAGAAGATTGCTTCAGTATTTTGATTGGGGGCTTTTGCTCCTCATCCTCATTATTATGGGGGTGGGGCTCATGACCTTGTACAGCGCCGTAGCCTCCAGCGCCAATCCGGCTGAAATTCGAATCTATTACAAGCAGTTGACGTGGTTCGGCATTGGCCTGGGCGCTATGATCATTTGCTTTTTGCCCCATTATAATGTACTGGATCGTTGGGTGTGGGTCGTTTACGCCATTAGCCTTTTTCTGCTGATTCTGGTATTGGTGGTCGGGAAGAAGATTTCCGGCTCGGTCAGATGGCTGAGCCTGGGGCCCTTTACCTACCAGCCGTCCGAGTTCGCAAAACTGGCTATCATGGTGGTTCTGGCCCATCATTATTCTCAGAACATCCGCACCGGCGGCCTCGGTTTTGTGGATCTCATAAAACCGTTTATATACATGCTGATTCCCTTTGTGCTTATTTTTATGGAGCCGGACCTGGGAACCGGGCTTTTGGTCATGCTAGTGGGAGGGGCCATGACGCTTTTTGTGGGCATTAGAAAGCGAACCATGGCTTGGCTGGCTGCGTTTTGCGCAGCCATCGGTCCGATCGCCTGGATTTACGGCCTCAAGCCGTATCAAAAGGCGCGCATTTTCACCTTTTTGGACCCGGACCGGGATCCGTTGGGGGCTGGGTATCATATTATACAGTCCAAGATCGCCATCGGTTCGGGGATGCTTACCGGCAAGGGATATCTCCAGGGCAGCCAAAAGTCCCTGGCTTTTCTGCCGGAGCAGCACACGGATTTTATATTTTCGGTTTTCGCCGAAGAATGGGGCTTGGCAGGCTCCCTGGTTCTTTTATTCCTGTTTTTGATGCTGATGATCTGGGGGCTTAACATCGCGTACCGCTCCCGGGATCCTTTTGGAGCCCTCCTGGCCACAGGCGTGACCGCCATGATCTTTTGGCAGGTCTTCATCAACGTGGGAATGGTCATGGGCCTCATGCCGGTGGTGGGGGTGCCCTTGCCTCTGGTAAGCTACGGAGGATCGTCCGTGCTGACAATCATGATGGGGTTAGGCCTGCTGCTGAATATAAGCATGCGCAGGTTCCTGTTCGAATAA
- a CDS encoding bactofilin family protein, whose amino-acid sequence MKQKKVNVPMNTFIGEGFKFEGELTFDGTIRVDGEINGRVKSTNGEIVVGEKAVVEGDLDVGKVVVAGTLRGMIQASSCVEIQKSGRVEGDIVAPVVTIESGALFHGNCSMKNKESKSEKTVELPLKKNAL is encoded by the coding sequence ATGAAACAGAAGAAAGTCAACGTGCCCATGAACACCTTCATCGGAGAGGGGTTCAAATTCGAAGGGGAGTTGACCTTTGACGGAACCATCCGGGTGGATGGGGAAATCAATGGTCGGGTCAAGAGCACGAACGGAGAAATCGTGGTGGGGGAAAAAGCTGTCGTGGAAGGCGATCTGGACGTGGGCAAGGTGGTGGTCGCCGGAACCCTGCGCGGAATGATCCAGGCCTCCTCGTGTGTGGAAATTCAGAAAAGCGGAAGAGTGGAAGGCGATATCGTCGCTCCGGTGGTGACCATTGAGAGCGGCGCTCTTTTTCATGGAAATTGCTCCATGAAAAACAAAGAATCCAAATCGGAAAAGACGGTGGAGCTTCCTCTGAAAAAGAATGCACTATAG
- a CDS encoding ATPase has protein sequence MIKVIPDITVVWQIINFLVLVVVLNVVLFKPIRKGLQERKTKFSGLARGIETDKTKAAEQEQTLSTSLLKAKNEGAAKKEAIVAEATEQEQGIINEINDKAAKDLEELRAKIAGEVKNAETALEKEVDAFAATIGEKILGRALS, from the coding sequence ATGATTAAAGTTATCCCAGACATCACTGTCGTATGGCAGATTATCAATTTCCTGGTCTTGGTAGTGGTTCTCAACGTGGTCCTTTTCAAACCCATTCGTAAGGGGCTCCAGGAACGGAAGACCAAGTTCTCCGGCCTGGCTAGGGGAATTGAAACGGACAAAACAAAGGCTGCTGAGCAGGAGCAAACCCTGTCCACCAGCCTGTTGAAAGCCAAAAACGAGGGGGCAGCCAAAAAGGAAGCCATCGTCGCCGAGGCAACGGAACAGGAACAAGGCATCATTAATGAAATTAATGATAAAGCTGCCAAGGATCTGGAAGAATTGCGGGCAAAAATTGCCGGTGAGGTGAAGAATGCGGAAACCGCCTTGGAAAAGGAGGTTGACGCCTTTGCTGCAACCATTGGGGAAAAGATTTTAGGGAGGGCTTTATCATGA
- a CDS encoding ATP synthase F0 subunit B has protein sequence MKLLKALPRKKTAWLGLCLAAVMIFAPWTMAGETTAHGEAAAHAEAVHADAAHGEAAHGEAAAHGGEGGHGASDWKTWKDIDYQKVLNFAILFGFLFWVVRKPAGAALTGRIEDIQKELDDLEARRKAASEEVAAINARLQNLEGEAQKIVDDYVAQGEVAREKILAEARKAADRLTDQAQRHMEHEVADAKKRLRTEILEKAIAMGEQLIAKNITEQDQDRLVGEYLDKVVTQ, from the coding sequence ATGAAGTTGTTAAAGGCTTTACCCCGGAAGAAGACCGCATGGCTGGGGCTTTGCCTCGCAGCCGTGATGATTTTCGCTCCGTGGACAATGGCCGGTGAGACTACAGCCCATGGAGAGGCCGCCGCTCATGCGGAAGCAGTGCATGCAGACGCTGCCCATGGCGAAGCCGCTCACGGAGAGGCTGCCGCTCACGGAGGAGAAGGCGGACACGGCGCTTCCGATTGGAAAACCTGGAAAGACATCGATTATCAGAAGGTTCTGAACTTCGCGATTCTTTTCGGGTTTTTGTTTTGGGTTGTTCGTAAGCCCGCCGGCGCCGCTCTGACCGGGCGCATCGAGGACATCCAGAAGGAACTGGACGACCTGGAAGCCCGCCGGAAAGCCGCCAGCGAAGAAGTCGCCGCCATCAACGCAAGGCTGCAGAATCTTGAGGGCGAAGCCCAAAAGATCGTGGACGACTATGTAGCTCAGGGCGAAGTCGCCAGGGAAAAGATCCTGGCCGAGGCCAGAAAGGCCGCCGACAGGCTGACCGATCAGGCGCAGCGCCACATGGAGCACGAAGTAGCCGACGCCAAGAAAAGGCTCCGGACGGAAATCCTGGAAAAAGCCATTGCCATGGGCGAGCAGCTTATTGCCAAAAACATTACCGAGCAGGATCAGGACAGGCTCGTGGGTGAATACTTAGATAAGGTGGTGACTCAGTGA
- the atpH gene encoding ATP synthase F1 subunit delta, with the protein MKNLKVARRYAKALLLIGKEDGQAEVYREELEAFSSLFKANPDLEAAISNPIYEAKGRQALLRSVVEKSGVSAVTASYLLLLFDKGRIGFLDVITSEYKEMADELKGIARASVSAATELSNETIEKIRSGLGRLTGKEVVLTVSQDPALIGGIVTKIGDLVLDGSIRTQLLNLKETLKRSEAV; encoded by the coding sequence GTGAAAAATCTAAAGGTGGCAAGACGTTACGCAAAGGCTCTGCTCCTGATTGGCAAGGAGGACGGGCAGGCAGAGGTCTATCGCGAGGAACTTGAGGCGTTCTCCTCCTTGTTCAAGGCCAACCCGGATTTGGAAGCCGCCATCAGCAACCCCATTTACGAAGCCAAAGGGCGTCAGGCCTTATTGCGCTCCGTGGTTGAGAAATCAGGGGTTTCAGCTGTGACAGCCTCCTATCTGCTGCTCCTCTTCGATAAGGGGCGGATCGGGTTTTTAGACGTCATTACGAGTGAGTACAAAGAAATGGCCGACGAACTCAAGGGAATCGCTCGCGCCAGCGTCTCGGCGGCTACAGAGCTGTCGAACGAGACTATAGAGAAGATACGTTCGGGACTGGGCCGGCTCACGGGCAAAGAGGTCGTGCTTACGGTCTCGCAAGACCCCGCTCTCATCGGCGGTATAGTGACCAAAATAGGGGACTTGGTCCTTGATGGGAGTATCCGGACACAGTTACTCAACTTAAAAGAAACTTTAAAAAGGAGTGAGGCGGTCTGA
- the atpA gene encoding F0F1 ATP synthase subunit alpha, whose protein sequence is MEIRAEEISQIIKEQIKDYDKKVDLSETGTVLSVGDGIARVYGLEKAMALELVEFPGGILGLVLNLEEDNVGVAIMGETVHIKEGDMVKRTGKIAQVPVGEAVLGRVVDGVGAPIDGKGPLDATETRMVEMVAPGVIARKSVHEPCYTGLKAVDAMTPVGRGQRELIIGDRQIGKTAVAVDAILAQKDTDIYCIYVACGQKKSTVAQVVATLEKYGAMEYTTVVSACASDPATLQYLAPYAGCAMGEYFRDKGKHALIIYDDLSKQAVAYRQISLLLRRPPGREAYPGDIFYNHSRLLERAAKVSDELGAGSLTALPIIETQAGDVSAYIPTNVISITDGQIYLEPGLFFAGVRPAINVGLSVSRVGGAAQEKAMKQVAGTLRMDLAQFRELEAFAAFGSDLDAATQKQLKRGERLVQILKQPQYAPLPLEKQVAILFAGANGFLDAFPADSMAKYEAGMYSFLESKYPDAMGAIAKERKISDETDALLKKALEEYGKEFQDTIQ, encoded by the coding sequence ATGGAAATTAGAGCCGAGGAAATCAGTCAGATTATCAAGGAGCAGATCAAGGATTACGACAAGAAAGTGGATCTTAGCGAGACCGGGACCGTGCTTTCCGTCGGTGACGGCATTGCTCGTGTCTACGGCCTTGAAAAGGCCATGGCCCTGGAGTTGGTGGAATTCCCCGGGGGCATCCTTGGTTTAGTGTTGAACCTGGAAGAGGACAACGTGGGTGTCGCCATTATGGGCGAAACCGTCCACATCAAAGAAGGCGATATGGTCAAACGGACCGGTAAAATCGCCCAGGTGCCCGTTGGGGAAGCCGTGCTTGGCCGTGTTGTTGACGGCGTGGGCGCTCCCATCGACGGCAAAGGTCCTCTGGACGCCACCGAAACCCGTATGGTGGAAATGGTGGCTCCCGGCGTCATCGCCAGGAAGTCCGTGCATGAACCCTGCTACACCGGCCTCAAGGCTGTCGACGCCATGACCCCGGTGGGACGCGGCCAGCGCGAACTTATCATTGGCGACCGTCAGATTGGTAAAACCGCGGTTGCGGTCGACGCCATTCTCGCCCAGAAAGACACGGACATCTACTGCATCTACGTGGCCTGTGGACAGAAAAAGTCCACGGTCGCCCAGGTTGTGGCGACTCTGGAAAAATACGGCGCCATGGAATACACCACCGTGGTTTCCGCTTGCGCCTCCGACCCTGCAACCCTCCAGTACCTGGCGCCTTACGCCGGTTGCGCCATGGGCGAATACTTCCGCGATAAGGGCAAACACGCCCTCATCATCTACGACGATCTTTCCAAGCAGGCTGTCGCTTATCGTCAGATCTCCCTGCTGCTCCGTCGTCCGCCCGGACGTGAAGCCTATCCCGGCGACATTTTTTACAATCACTCCAGGCTGCTGGAACGCGCCGCCAAGGTGAGCGATGAATTGGGCGCCGGTTCTCTGACCGCCCTGCCTATCATTGAAACCCAGGCCGGCGACGTTTCCGCCTACATTCCCACCAACGTTATTTCCATTACGGATGGCCAGATTTACCTGGAACCCGGCCTGTTCTTCGCCGGTGTTCGCCCCGCCATCAACGTTGGTCTGTCCGTCTCCCGCGTCGGCGGCGCCGCCCAGGAAAAGGCCATGAAGCAAGTGGCCGGAACCCTGCGTATGGACTTGGCCCAGTTCCGTGAACTGGAAGCCTTCGCCGCTTTCGGGTCCGACTTGGACGCAGCAACCCAGAAGCAGTTGAAGCGCGGCGAGCGCCTGGTGCAGATCCTGAAGCAACCCCAGTACGCTCCTCTTCCGTTGGAAAAACAGGTCGCTATCCTGTTTGCCGGCGCAAATGGCTTCCTGGATGCTTTCCCTGCGGACAGCATGGCTAAATACGAAGCCGGCATGTATTCCTTCCTGGAAAGCAAGTACCCTGACGCCATGGGCGCCATAGCCAAGGAACGCAAGATTTCCGACGAAACCGACGCGTTGCTTAAGAAGGCTTTGGAAGAGTATGGCAAGGAATTTCAGGATACCATCCAGTAA